The DNA sequence AATACATTATACTAGTACAATGAATACTGacttattacaaaataaatattcccCACACGTATATGTATGTTAATAGCACATGTCACACAAGGTTACATTTggagattatttttcctcctactcAGCATTTTCCTGCAATTTTCCTCAGAGACTGGCCACTTAATATTTTGGATTATGGAGCCTGTTGTAGCTACAGCTATATTAGCGATAAGACAAAGACACACATTTTATGTACATTGAGAGCTAAATCTGAATTTTCCGAAAGTTTTAGATGTTAGTACATACaggttttttaaaaggttttattatTCTAAGATCAGGCCCAGATGCAAAGACTGGATTCACATCCAAAAACATATATTAAAATTCATACACTTCTTGGtagaaagaagttttaaaacCTGACAGGCTGAGAACAACACTCTTTTTGTGTTCTGCCAAACAATTCAGTTACAGATCAACCCTATTGGTTTTTGTCTAATTTAAATGTGATTGTTGGCAAAGCAGAAAGGGGTGGGGGAGTTGTACAGGGAAGCACacagtaaaaaagaagaaagcattttttattaTACACTATATCCCTGACATGCTGTTATACACAAACCCaatatttagcatttaaaaaagaaggaaaaaaaccccacaacaataaaataaacagcagctgtTTCTATGTGAAGTCAGAGAACAGGTGTGATACAAATCTCCGTACTGGTGCAATCATATTGATCTCCTCATGATACATGCATGAAGGATATGTGCAAACGTTATCGACCCATCTGGCATCTCATTTCCAGGAATACAGCCTGAAAATTCCTCTCTGATTGAAAACATTATCAGGATAAACACCGTATtggttatttattaaaaaaaaaaaaagaaactgggaaaagaaaaaaaaaagagagaaaatgtgagcCTGCCCCCGCAGTACGTCCCGGTATCGCTGCCGCCGGGACCCCTCCGGGCCACCCGCGATTGGGtgagcagcagctgccccagggGGAAGGCAAGCTGCTTCAGGAGGTGTGAGGCGGAGGTGCGACGCCGCACCTGGCCGTGGCCGGGAGCCCCGCGGGGCGAGTCGGAGGGGACCCGGGAGGGGGCGGCGAGGGCAGCCAGGTCTCCGACCCCCACGCCTCGGCGGGGTCCGCGCCGTTTCCTACATGCCCCGCGACGGGACGAGCCCAGATCGCTGCCCCCGCAGCCGGCAGGGGCTCCCCCACGCCTCCCCGCTGAGCCGTatccgggggagggggggagcgagGAGGGACCGGCCCCTCGGGGCACCTTGCGCCTAGGATCCGTCCCTTCCGGGAGGAGAGGCAGCTTTTGAAACCTGccctttatttgcattttgctaTTAATTGTTAATGTCATCTGCCATTAGAGGGCACTAAGCAACCCCGCATTAACGCTGCTCCGGCGAgcgaggagggagaggcagagggggagagaggggcacCAATttgggaaaagattaaaaaggatGTGGAGTCACGGGGCTTCTGAAGTGCTCAAAATGCCCGGGCGCTGTTCAGAACGATGAtcataataataacaaaacaaaataaatgcaacgAGGTCAAGCATTTACCAGTCTGCTTCTTAATGCGTGTGACCACAAGTGGTACTGAGGGACATTGTGATTCATGCCCACTTTCAAAGCAGGACCAGGGCCCGGTCTGAGGCACCCAAACAACTGTCTTCTAATATTAGTACGGCTGTATTTCTGGATCTATTATAATCTGTCCAGACAGATCCCATTGTAATGGGATCTTTTATTAAAAGATTAGCATTATCTCCTGCAGttggtggaaaaaaatctgttatcaCTGAGTTATTTGCAgttgtggggagggggcgggcggtggggggagccggagggcgggagggaggaggaggggtgtggggagggccGGGCGGAGggcgcgggcggccgccgcgcacCGGCCCTTGACCCGGCACTGTCCGGGCATTCCTGTCTGCATACTTCGCAGTCTGTTGTGCTTTGGTGGCTCAGAAAAGCGAAAGAATCTAAATTAAAAAGGCAGCTTTTGAATAAACAATACAATTTTCCGTTAAGGAAATTGTTTTGTATAAAAGGAAATATCGCCTACTCATTTTCATTCAGCGGTGCCAAAAAATGTTATAAATGACAGACCGCCAACTTTTCTAAAGGGAGAATAATGCCAGATTGTGCTTAATAAAGTAGTACTCTAGAAGTTCATTATCGATGTTGCAATCTTTTCTGATTCTGAAAGGAGACCGCCTACGTCGCCCCCATTCCCGTCTCGTCCTCCCGGGCTCCCAGTGAAAAGGCTGTCACCTGGGCACAGTCCTAGGTATTAAACTTTTATTtggttcttgtttgtttgtttgtttggggttgatcagttggttggttggggtttttttgggggatgAGTCCCGCCGAGCGAGCTGTGTGCGCGCCAGCCGCCTCCCGCCCGTCGTAGGTGCGGGAAGTGGAATTTATTATTAGCAGCGACTTCGCGCGGGGATGGCAGCGTCTCGCGGCCGCGGAGCCGACCCCGGGCGAGCaggcgccgctccgcgccccggcAGCCTCCCCATCTCCGCGCACCCGCCCGCGCCGTCAGGGGGACAGGGGCGCCCCTCGCGCGGCGGCGACCCCCATGGATCGCCTGCCCCTGCGGCGCGGGTGCGGCCCGCCGCGCGCCTTCCAGCTTGCGCGGGCGCGGTCGGCTCCGCGACCGCCGCGGCCGGGGCTTAGCGCTGCCTCCCGCTGCTGCACTAACAGCTCCGGCGTCTCCGCCGCGCAGGGCTGACGTGAGGCTGCGCGGGTGCGCGCCGATTCgcgcctgtgtgtgtgtgcacctaAAGCAGATAACTGGAGAGGGTTTCCAGAAGGTGGAAAATGTCACCTGATTCACACCGAACTTTTTAAATCTCCCCACCCCcgagcagacacacacacattaGGAGACCGCCCACCGCAGACAGCTAGGACCCCCGTATAGATTTAAAGAGAGACTGCATTCAGAGCCTGACGTTCATTCAATAGAGCGATCATAAGCAGGCTGGCTAGTGCTCGCTCCCTCTCCCTATTCCCCCTCACGCTGTTTCTGTGTGTCTCTCACTCCCTGCTACGCTGAGGATGTTAAATCAGAGAATCCACCCGGGCATGCTCTTACTTCTGATGTTTCTCTGCCACTTCATGGAAGATCACACAGTGCAGGGTAAGACCAGATTGTTTATTCGCAGATACGTttctttattattactattattttctgtatttgggGCACGGTTTAGTTTGCTGCGGTGTTAAACGCCTCTCTCCAAGGTCCAACAGGACAGAGAAGTTAACTGTGGGCATGGGACTGCTTTGTACCGAGATGCAGGTGTCATTTAGATTCCTTTTTGATCGGATCTTCGCACTGCTCTGCATAGGCATAGAGgacagatttttgtttcttggtattTATTGTTATTATGCAGCATGAATGAAGAGCAGCATCGCGAGGGAACTTTCCCAGTCTCGACTCCCGAATGAGTGCTCAAAGTTTGTTGGTAATTTAGCTCAGATTTTTATCTCACCTGCCTGATGGAAGGAGAGGTGATGATGGGGAGCCCCACTCTTACATCTGACATTTTTAGAAACCAATAAGTGGTCATTTTCCGGACATTTCTTTCATATTGGGATTTCCTCTcgcgcctcttttttttttttatgaataaatattaCTGTGTTGTAAACTCTCCTGCACTAAAGAGTATGCTTaaataagttgtttttttccatgcGAAAAAATCCAAACTCGGACCTGATATTGACAACTCTTAAGAGCTCTCTTTTGACATAAGGGAATATTGATATTtagttttggggcttttttcccttaTCTTGACCGTGTTCCAACCACAACACGGATGTCTTACCATTGCTTGTTTTATCAttggttttttctctctttttttttcttttcttccccccaccgAGTTAGAGCATAAATTAAGCTAATGTAGGCAACTGTAAGacgtaaaacttttttttttttttaagggcgtTGTTTGTTCAATGATTTTtagtgggagggagggggcaaTCTTCCCCCGCGCCCAGCGACATCTCGACTGGCCGATCCTGACCCCTCGCTGCGGTATATTCCCATCGGAGTAAGGAGGCAGGATCGAGCCCTGGCTGGATTAGCACCAGAATCAATTGGTATTGAGTTGCTGGAGAAGTCACATTGGTTATTCACGAGAGACTCATTTCAACCAAAATTCTCCAGCTATAAAGGGGGGGGTTTGCTTGGACTAATGTTCTTGGCTTGACTCCACAAATAACAGAgatactagtaaaaaaaaaaaaggcaaaaaaaaatccccaaacaacccCACTCTATCCGGTTTAAGGACAGTGTACTTTCCTCTGAAATGCTTACGGGAGAGACGGCGCCTAATAACTTTTCCAGCTTGATCGATTTTTAAAACTCTGTAGGGACCTCCTACTCTTATGTGCCCTTGTATTTTGTGCACTTTACTCACTTTTTTTGGAGCTCTGCTAAGTTATATTAGTGAAGGAAAGGCATTTGTTAAAGGAAGCAGCAAAATGTGGAGATTTCGAAAGACTTCGCTAACAGCAAATGTTCTCAATTCGTGCAGATTGCAAAATGGGCCGGGACTGAAACTGTGCGGCACTAAAACAATACTGCTGTGCAGTCGCggtgaggaggagagggcagggggaggaggaaggaatttGCAAGCgcgattttctttttattcccttttaaaTGCACATCCTTTTCAAGCCTCTGTCACGTGCTGGCAGTGCTCCTGCTCTACATATACATAGAAATATATCCTCGTCCTGTTTTGATCGggtcttttctttcattctgggtttattggggtttttgtgtgtttgttttttggtgtttgattttgttggttttgtgttttgttttaaactgcgCTCCCAAATGGGCCGGAGTAGCTGCGGGTTATGAAATGGGACAAATAAAAGTAAACAGTCTAGTAAGTCATTGCAAGGCGCACGTGTTGTGTCTGGGTCACTGGTGTCTGGCACTGATCCGGCTGGGTGTCCTCCCGTTCCCCTCCTCCCGCAGCTGGGAACTGCTGGCTTCGGCAGGCGCGGAACGGCCGCTGTCAGGTCCTCTACAAAACCGACCTCAGCAAGGAGGAGTGCTGCAAGAGCGGCCGCCTGACAACTTCGTGGACGGAAGAGGACGTCAACGACAACACGCTTTTTAAATGGATGATTTTTAATGGAGGAGCCCCAAACTGCATCCCGTGCAAAGGTGAGGGGGGTGCTGGCGAGCTTGCTGAGGAGCGATTCAGGCAGGgactgggctggggaaggaggagcggggaaggagctggaggggggCAGCGTGGTCCTCCTGCTTCCTTCCTCGGTGGGGCTTTGAGGTGCGTCTTGTACCAGCCCCGGGATTAGTGAGGGAGCCCCCATTTCTTCTCGGCCACCGTGCACATTGGGAGCGAtctcctctcccccctgccctcaCTGTCAGGGAGAATTTCCTTCGAGTGGTATTtcctggaggagggggaaaggtgttttctttttatgcCCTGGGGTCATGGTgcggtgtctttttttttctcctttgagcaGTTTTGACACCAGGTCTGTTCTGCATGCTCAGTACTAAAGTGgtgcctctctctttccatcaGAAACGTGTGAGAACGTGGAATGTGGACCCGGGAAGAAATGTAAAATGAACAAGAAGAACAAACCTCGGTGTGTTTGTGCTCCAGATTGCTCTAATATCTCTTGGAAGGGCCCCGTGTGTGGCTTAGATGGGAAAACCTACAGGAACGAGTGTGCCCTTCTCAAAGCCAGATGTAAAGAACAGCCTGAACTTGAAGTCCAGTATCAGGGCAAATGCAAAAGTAGGTTTGCAAATCTAATCCGATCTCCCTCAAATGCCAAAGTGTGTGTGTCTGAGTGTAGGGACGAGGAGCTGTTGGACATACTTCCCCACTGGAACCAGAGTGATGTTCCAAATGCTGGGAGACAGTAACTAAACCATGCTCAACAAGCAAGGATGTAGCTGGATTGAGAGTTCCCCATAGTCTAGCAGCACTTGTGTCCCATCAGCTACCCTGAGGTTTCCTCCAGTGGTCCTTAAATGAGGAGAGCTGCTGAAGGCTCTTATCTGATCATTTGTTTCATTGTGTCACCCATTCACTCCTTGATGGGGCTCTGGGATCTCCTATTAATCATTGTgtgtttctgtctttatttcagaGACCTGTAGGGATGTTTTATGCCCAGGCAGCTCCACATGTGTGGTTGATCAAACTAATAATGCCTACTGTGTGACATGTAATCAAATTTGCCCAGAGCCTACCTCCCATGAACAGTATCTCTGTGGGAATGACGGCATAACTTACGCCAGTGCCTGCCACCTGAGGAAAGCTACCTGCCTACTGGGCAGATCCATTGGATTAGCCTACGAAGGAAAATGCATCAGTAGGTATCTCGGTCAGAGGGGTAAGGGTGGAGGGAGCTTCCCGTCTCAGCTGTTTCAGAATATCATGTGTGGAATTGGATGAGCTTTGCCCCAGAAAAGGTTGCAAAAGGGGTGAGGGAGtagagggcctgatcctgcttcTCTTGCCATCGTTGTGGGTGCTGACATTAGTACCCAAGGGGAAATACCCGCCATTAAATAGATGATGACATGGTTACAGCGTAACAAAGTCTCAATATTCAGTGGATCTGGATTCCTGGAAACAATTGTCTTCAAGTGGTCTTGGCAAAGCTTGCGTTAACTTAATTGGAAACATCTGatcactttttcctctttaaaaatattgctgagtTTGGAGACGGTGGGTGAAGATACGAAAATAATCTCTGTGCACCCTGACATTTTGTATTGTGATTTCCAGAAATGAATGATAGTGTAGCATGTTACAAGGAAGCATCTTCAGGGCAGCTTCTGCTCCCCAAAACTGCTGGGGGGATTCGAGGGAGTCCCAGGCTGCTTTTAGTTGGCATAGGTTGAGGTGAAATCCCTTTCCAATCTTGTAGACAACTACTCTATGTGggttagtttaaaaataatttatttagaaaTGCTGAATGTGTTTGCAAATTCTGCACTTACTGCTAATTTGGGGAGCTGAATTTCCAGTGACATCAAATGGAGCAGGAAGGTCACGTGCAATTGGCAAATGTAATTCTGTATTCCCAGGGCCAAGCTCTGCTGGCACAGCTGTCTTTCCTCCCCCACATATAGACAGGCAATAGTGTCCAAGGGACTACTTGCTTAAGTAAAATCAGCAAGTATCATCACATCTACTGCATCTGAGCTTTGTCTGTTCACAGTTCACTGGGGGAAAGggagtttggggttgtttgttgcttttctttttcctttgtcttttcacTTACCTCTAGTATCCTGCGTATATTTTTAGAAGCCAAATCCTGTGAAGACATTCAGTGCAGTGCTGGGAAGAAATGCTTGTGGGATTTTAAGGTTGGCAGAGGTCGGTGTGCCCTCTGCAATGAGCTCTGCCCTGAAAGCAAGTCAGACGAGGCAGTCTGTGCCAGCGATAACACAACTTACCCAAGTGAGTGTGCCATGAAAGAGGCAGCCTGCTCCATGGGTGCGCTTCTAGAAGTAAAGCACTCCGGATCTTGCAACTGTAAGTGAGATTTTTAACTCTGAAGGCAATCCCTAGATAATGAAGACTCACACCTTTAAACACAAGAAAGCTTGATTTAGAAATGTGAGATACAGTACAGGGGCCATATAAGCATGTATCTATCACACATACACTGGTTACTGATAAAATGCAATAGATCTCCAACAACCAGTTGATTTTCAAGTTTGGGGTTTGGGGCTACTCTGAGGACAAGTTATTTTGTCAGAAAGGGGTTGTCCTAGGAGTGTAATTCTAGTGATTTTTTCCTAATTTGTCTGCTCTCGTGTGCTTCGCTGATTGCTTTATTAACACCTGGATAAACTCTGTGTCCAAAAGAACAAGCTTAATGGTAACACATGGGCACCTGGTTTATCACAGTTGCCTCTACTAACTCTGAATGAAGGACACAAAGCGGTTAAACCTAGAACACAAGAGcgctttttatttgatttcaggAATCAGCCAATAAAACCTGAGCCATTGATTCTTCAGAACTTTCTGCAGTTATGACTTCATAGATTATGTATAAAAAACTTTATTGCATAACAGCAGATGCCAAAGAGCATCTCACTACAAGTCGCATAAAATGCAACGCTGTATTATGGCTGTTCAGAGGGCTTTGAAAACATGCACTGAGCTGCTTCTGTGCTGTTGTTGTCCTTATTTAAACAACAGCTCCCCTGTATTCCCCCATCTAGCCATTAATGAAGACCCAGaagaagatgatgaagatgaaGACCAGGACTACAGCTTTCCTATATCTTCCATTCTAGAGTGGTAAAACCTCCATCACTATTGGAACAGCCATTGGGCACAAAATCAATGTCCATACTGTAAATAAGTGTATGCTTatttattttggggagaaaaaagtaTACATATAGTTGAGTCTGGTAGACATTTATTTATACCATGTCATGTTTTATAATTTATACATAAAATGTCTGGTTGACTGTATGCCTTGtttttgaagaaatttatttGTTAGGGGAAGAACAGTGTTATTTATTGTGAGGTCTCTTGCTTGTAAagctaagcttttcttttttcatgtaaaCTATAAAAGTCCATTCCTTAGAGCTTACTCACATGATCTCATCTCTTCGTTTCACTGATGTTAACAAACTTGCATGTCGGTTTCTGTTATGTTTATTTATTGGATTTTCTGCTTGCCCTTCTGTACATAAAAGATCCCTAGGGTTTTTGTTTACAAGGAATCTTGACTGACCAAAAGGCATTGTAACTGACTTAAACTTCCAGGATGCAATGAGGCAATCTTAAGGAAACTTCTTCTACTTCGCTTTTCTCTACTTCTGATCACATCATGTACTGAAGTGATCTCAATGTGCTGAGCATATATACTGTACTATATGCATTACAGATTCAAAGAAATCAGATTATGAAGGTTGTTAATAGCTACAGGACTAACTGTAATAAGAAtaaagggtttattttatttttattgttttattttcttgtaacaTGCATAAATGTTTTGTCAGGTGTTTCCTTTAAGATGGTCTTGCAGTACCACtttcaaagttttgttttccCAATCCCAATGTTTGATATAACTAAAAGTTATATCAAAGCTTTATCAGTTCAAGTTTCTTGCTTTTCATAATACTTTTTTCTGatgtaattttatattttcaaacatGGTGAGTTAaatataaattcatttaaatatatagTTTTGTACTTTTCTACCATGTAAATGTGCAATGTATATAAAAGTTATAAttgtatttgtaaataaatgatgagtgaaaaaataaaaattggaattTTCCCTAGAGGGAGTCCTCAGTTTTTGGTTCTAAAGGGTTCTGTCTCTCTGGTGCAGAGAAGACATACTGGTGGTTAGGGGAAAGGAGGCTTATGCATGATGTAGCAGCAAAACACACTGGTTAAGGCCAAAGCTTTCAGCTGACAATGATTCAATAAACCCTTTTTTCAGACAGAAGCAATGTCTCCAGTACATTGATATTAATTAATTCTAAATCCAAATACACTGATGGAGGAGAAGAGATTTGGCATTTTTGTTTCCCTCTCCATCCTCTAAATAAAAAGTCTGTAATTTCTTGGACATacttaatttttatatttctagGAGGTTTTGAacatgcatttgatttttttctaagcttCAGATCTGTGTTACTGGGGTTGAAGTTGTATCACCATTTTAGATGATcgatagaaaaagcaaaacgtGGCCCAGTTGCCTAAATGCATGATGTGTAACAGTTAGtacaaaagaccaaaaaaaaaccccaaacaaaactcCAAACCAAAGAACAGAATTAATTCAGAAATCCTTTTTGGTGAAACAATATTCAGACTGGACACACTTTCAAGAATGGATACTAATACAGTGAACTGAGGAAAGGTAACAGCCATAAGCACAGCAAGGACCAAAGTGCTACCTGGATTATGCTGTTCTCCCAAATAAGGCCCCGCTTATCAAAATTTCTCTATCATACTGCATAAAACTTAAAATTGTACTTAAGCACCTTATTCAATAGTGTTTTAGTACTTTGCTGAACTGAGGTTTGAGAGCAGAAGTTGACTTACCcattttgtttaaatacagaTCATGTTTAAAGGTTGTTCCTGCTATAGAGTAAACTAATTTGTTATGGATAGTTTAGCATTATCCAAAGCAAAAACTACAAGTGAGCATTTATAATATTgtattcaaaataataataaaaaaatactgcccTTCATCCTCCTGTTGCTTCGTTCAGACAAGTAGTCTCTTTGGAAGGAAGTGAATGATGAGAGGAGCAAAGGGTGCAAGATTTTAGTCTCCTGAGGGCAACAGAACCCAGAATAAAAGAGAACGGGGGCTGGGAAAACAGAGGTATGGAAAAAGAACCTATAGGAAAATCTCCTGAGGAACTAATAAACACATGACAATGACATAGAGACAAAATGTTTAATAGATGTGGAGAGT is a window from the Rissa tridactyla isolate bRisTri1 chromosome W, bRisTri1.patW.cur.20221130, whole genome shotgun sequence genome containing:
- the LOC128902124 gene encoding follistatin-like: MLNQRIHPGMLLLLMFLCHFMEDHTVQAGNCWLRQARNGRCQVLYKTDLSKEECCKSGRLTTSWTEEDVNDNTLFKWMIFNGGAPNCIPCKETCENVECGPGKKCKMNKKNKPRCVCAPDCSNISWKGPVCGLDGKTYRNECALLKARCKEQPELEVQYQGKCKKTCRDVLCPGSSTCVVDQTNNAYCVTCNQICPEPTSHEQYLCGNDGITYASACHLRKATCLLGRSIGLAYEGKCIKAKSCEDIQCSAGKKCLWDFKVGRGRCALCNELCPESKSDEAVCASDNTTYPSECAMKEAACSMGALLEVKHSGSCNSINEDPEEDDEDEDQDYSFPISSILEW